The Clostridium sp. AWRP genome has a window encoding:
- a CDS encoding DEAD/DEAH box helicase: MILHSKEKTENKRLIVSLKENGSFELDFEVIKEHVDESEITLFKKIYKQFIENDIKSLFYMGFLRKTEAESESFNFLRLIAASFVKKLSMNVDIEALREKVVVPIEDEEINHILDIAPYLNGYEYLSYNWMQQVWKKLNKCFCQMISDYKGTVQEFLTSFNPDIHVAGKVFFHLVESRKEDYPFAFLATYSTYVSKDGTSKHLPLKNALIEYGENSEKILELLSTVNKACEKSSFISELVESGEIFHPLGLNANEAYTFLKEIPLYEQSGILCRVPKWWKNKSDSLKMSISVGEKNPSRVNFDALVDFNAELFLGEQSIDAVEIKKLLSEAEGLAFIKGKWVEVNHEKLKEMLKAYEKAQKLMSKKDVNLIEAMRFELNAPKILNMTDDTCELEITNGQWLNSVVTRLTHPDTIETIPSGDDFHANLREYQARGLSWLNFMKKLGLGACLADDMGLGKTIQVIALLNYIRTNEHEKTLLIVPASLIANWMSEIVKFAPSLKYYVIHPSENKNLEDVDESIVEKYDIFITTYGMLSKHEWLKNVNWDSLVLDEAQAIKNPGTKQTRLVKQLKASYRIAMTGTPIENRLSDLWSLFDFLNKGLLGTAKEFSNFAKRLKENEENYGRLKKVVSPFILRRLKTDKTVISDLPDKIEMKTYAELTKKQVVLYNKLVKDLKVKLESTGEGIERKGLVLSSIMKFKQICNHPSQYMGQDYYNEKESGKFARLREICETIYEKRERVLVFTQFKEITEPLSHFLENVFQHKGLVLHGGTTVKKRKEMVEKFQGSEYVPFMVLSIKAGGVGLNLTSANHVIHFDRWWNPAVENQATDRAFRIGQMKNVIVHKFITKGTIEEKIDLMIEDKTKLTKEIMPDTKENWITEMDNKQLMDLFRLSI; encoded by the coding sequence ATGATATTACATAGTAAAGAAAAAACAGAAAATAAGAGATTAATTGTTTCTCTTAAAGAAAACGGATCTTTTGAACTTGATTTTGAGGTTATAAAAGAACATGTTGATGAAAGTGAAATTACATTATTTAAGAAAATATATAAGCAATTCATAGAAAATGATATCAAATCACTTTTCTACATGGGATTTTTAAGAAAAACAGAGGCTGAATCTGAGTCTTTTAATTTTTTAAGGCTTATTGCAGCTAGCTTTGTAAAAAAATTATCTATGAATGTTGACATTGAAGCTTTGCGTGAAAAAGTTGTAGTCCCTATAGAAGATGAAGAAATTAACCATATACTTGATATTGCACCATATTTAAATGGATACGAATACCTAAGCTATAATTGGATGCAACAGGTATGGAAAAAACTTAATAAATGTTTTTGCCAAATGATTAGTGATTACAAAGGAACTGTTCAAGAATTTTTAACTTCTTTTAATCCTGATATCCATGTTGCTGGAAAGGTTTTTTTCCACTTAGTTGAAAGTAGAAAGGAGGACTATCCTTTTGCTTTTTTAGCAACTTATTCTACATATGTTTCAAAGGATGGTACATCAAAACACCTGCCACTTAAAAATGCACTTATTGAATATGGGGAAAATAGTGAAAAAATTTTAGAATTACTTTCTACAGTAAATAAGGCTTGCGAAAAAAGTTCTTTTATTTCAGAGCTTGTTGAGTCCGGTGAGATATTCCACCCGCTTGGATTAAACGCTAATGAAGCCTATACTTTTTTAAAGGAAATACCTTTATATGAACAATCAGGTATTTTATGTCGTGTTCCTAAGTGGTGGAAAAACAAATCAGATTCATTAAAGATGTCTATAAGTGTTGGAGAGAAAAATCCATCAAGGGTAAATTTTGATGCTTTAGTAGATTTCAATGCTGAATTATTTCTTGGTGAACAATCTATTGATGCTGTGGAAATTAAAAAGCTTCTTTCAGAAGCAGAGGGACTTGCTTTTATAAAGGGAAAATGGGTGGAAGTAAACCACGAAAAATTAAAAGAAATGCTTAAGGCTTATGAGAAAGCACAAAAACTCATGAGTAAAAAAGATGTAAATTTAATTGAAGCTATGCGTTTTGAGTTAAATGCTCCTAAAATATTAAATATGACTGATGATACTTGTGAACTTGAAATAACTAATGGACAGTGGCTTAATTCAGTAGTTACAAGATTAACTCATCCAGATACAATTGAAACTATTCCAAGTGGAGATGATTTTCATGCTAATTTAAGAGAATATCAGGCAAGAGGATTAAGCTGGCTTAATTTTATGAAAAAACTTGGACTTGGTGCATGTTTAGCAGATGATATGGGACTTGGAAAGACTATACAGGTTATTGCTCTACTTAATTATATCAGAACTAATGAGCATGAAAAAACACTGCTCATTGTTCCGGCATCGCTTATTGCGAATTGGATGAGTGAAATTGTAAAATTTGCACCTTCATTAAAGTATTATGTTATACATCCTTCAGAAAATAAAAATTTAGAAGATGTAGATGAAAGTATTGTAGAAAAATATGATATTTTTATAACTACCTATGGTATGCTTTCAAAGCATGAATGGTTAAAGAATGTAAATTGGGATTCATTAGTTCTAGATGAAGCTCAGGCAATTAAGAATCCAGGAACTAAACAAACAAGGCTTGTTAAGCAATTAAAAGCTTCTTATAGAATTGCTATGACAGGTACACCTATAGAAAATAGACTTTCTGATTTGTGGTCATTGTTCGATTTCTTAAATAAAGGTCTTCTTGGCACAGCAAAAGAATTTTCTAATTTTGCGAAAAGGCTTAAGGAAAATGAAGAGAATTATGGTAGATTGAAAAAAGTAGTGAGTCCATTTATTCTTAGAAGATTGAAAACGGATAAGACAGTTATTTCGGATTTACCAGATAAAATTGAAATGAAAACTTATGCAGAACTTACTAAAAAGCAGGTAGTTCTTTACAATAAACTTGTTAAGGATTTGAAAGTAAAACTTGAATCTACTGGAGAGGGTATAGAGCGTAAAGGACTTGTACTTTCATCTATTATGAAATTTAAACAAATATGTAATCATCCATCACAGTACATGGGACAGGATTATTATAATGAAAAAGAAAGCGGTAAGTTTGCAAGACTTCGTGAAATTTGTGAAACAATTTATGAAAAGAGAGAAAGAGTTCTTGTATTTACACAATTTAAAGAAATAACTGAACCACTAAGTCATTTTCTTGAAAATGTATTTCAGCATAAAGGACTTGTACTACATGGAGGAACTACTGTTAAGAAGAGAAAAGAAATGGTAGAAAAATTTCAAGGAAGTGAATACGTACCTTTTATGGTACTTTCTATTAAAGCAGGTGGTGTAGGATTAAACCTTACATCAGCTAATCATGTTATTCATTTTGATAGATGGTGGAATCCAGCTGTTGAAAATCAAGCAACGGATAGAGCTTTTAGAATAGGTCAAATGAAAAATGTAATAGTTCATAAATTTATTACAAAAGGTACAATTGAAGAAAAAATTGATTTGATGATTGAGGATAAAACCAAATTAACTAAAGAAATTATGCCTGACACTAAGGAAAATTGGATTACTGAAATGGACAATAAGCAGCTTATGGATTTGTTCAGATTGTCAATATGA
- a CDS encoding YwbE family protein, with translation MDGTIRKNIKVGTKVLVVQKQDQRSGKLTEGVVQRILTNSEVHPRGIKVMLEGGIVGRVKEIKHEIK, from the coding sequence ATGGATGGAACGATACGAAAAAATATAAAAGTAGGAACAAAAGTCTTAGTTGTACAAAAGCAAGATCAGCGTTCTGGAAAATTAACTGAGGGTGTAGTACAAAGGATACTTACAAACTCAGAAGTTCATCCTCGAGGCATCAAAGTTATGCTTGAAGGTGGGATTGTAGGAAGGGTTAAAGAAATTAAACATGAGATTAAATAA
- a CDS encoding type I restriction-modification system subunit M, whose product MSNKLQSITSKLWAMANELRGTMDASEYKNYILAFMFYRYLSEHQEKYLAANNVIDVLEGESINDAYLKQAVDEDLNDYLEDISSSLGYAIAPKDTWESLINKINNSQVIPSDYQTIFDNFNKNAELNKQAVKDFRGIFNDINLGDSRLGSSTNERAKSLNNIVKLVDEIEYKGDDGKDILGEIYEYLIGQFAASAGKKGGEFYTPHQVSKILAKVVANGVEKSDEFFNVYDPTMGSGSLLLTVGQELPKGTSMKYFGQELNTTTYNLARMNLMMHDVSYNNMTLNNADTLESDWPDGPDEKGIDHPRSFDAVVANPPYSAKWDNDETKLKDPRFSDYGKLAPASKADYAFVLHSIYHLSSTGTMAIVLPHGVLFRGAAEGKIRKAIIEKNYLDAVIGLPPNLFYGTSIPTIILVFKKNRKKKDVLFIDASSDFEKGKNQNNLTDENIDKIISTFKERKDAPKYAHVASIEEIRENDFNLNIPRYVDIFEEEEPIDLGEVNRKLEQDNKEIAELEAEINEQLKILGVKN is encoded by the coding sequence ATGAGTAATAAATTACAATCAATTACGAGTAAACTCTGGGCTATGGCAAACGAACTTAGAGGCACAATGGATGCATCAGAGTATAAAAATTATATATTGGCATTTATGTTTTACAGGTATCTTTCAGAACATCAAGAGAAGTATCTAGCAGCAAATAATGTTATTGATGTTTTGGAGGGAGAATCTATAAATGATGCTTACCTAAAACAAGCGGTAGATGAAGATTTAAATGACTATTTAGAGGATATTTCATCAAGTCTTGGATATGCAATTGCGCCAAAGGATACATGGGAGTCTCTGATTAATAAAATTAATAATTCACAAGTTATTCCCAGTGACTATCAAACTATTTTTGATAACTTTAATAAAAATGCAGAATTAAATAAACAAGCAGTGAAAGATTTTCGTGGTATATTCAACGATATTAACTTGGGAGATTCACGTCTTGGAAGTTCTACAAATGAACGTGCAAAGTCACTTAACAATATAGTTAAATTAGTTGATGAAATTGAATACAAGGGAGATGATGGAAAAGACATTTTAGGTGAAATCTATGAATACTTAATCGGTCAATTTGCTGCAAGTGCCGGTAAAAAAGGTGGAGAATTCTATACCCCCCATCAAGTAAGTAAGATTTTAGCAAAAGTAGTGGCTAATGGTGTAGAAAAATCGGATGAATTCTTCAATGTATATGATCCAACAATGGGATCTGGTTCCTTACTACTTACTGTTGGACAAGAATTGCCTAAGGGTACTTCTATGAAGTATTTTGGTCAAGAGCTTAATACAACAACTTACAACTTGGCTCGTATGAACTTGATGATGCATGATGTGTCTTATAACAATATGACATTAAATAATGCTGATACTTTGGAAAGCGATTGGCCAGATGGACCAGATGAAAAAGGCATTGATCACCCACGTAGTTTTGATGCAGTAGTTGCAAATCCACCCTATTCTGCAAAATGGGATAATGATGAAACGAAATTAAAAGATCCACGTTTTAGCGATTATGGGAAATTAGCACCGGCATCAAAGGCAGATTATGCGTTTGTCTTACATAGTATATATCATTTAAGCAGTACTGGCACAATGGCTATTGTCTTGCCTCACGGCGTTTTATTTCGTGGTGCAGCAGAAGGTAAAATCCGTAAAGCTATCATTGAAAAAAATTATCTTGATGCGGTTATCGGTTTGCCACCTAACTTATTTTATGGAACAAGTATACCAACAATCATTTTAGTATTTAAGAAGAATCGTAAAAAGAAAGATGTATTATTTATTGATGCAAGCAGTGATTTTGAAAAGGGAAAGAATCAAAATAATTTAACTGATGAAAATATAGATAAAATCATAAGTACATTTAAAGAACGTAAAGATGCTCCTAAATATGCTCATGTAGCATCAATTGAGGAAATCAGGGAAAATGATTTTAACTTAAATATTCCACGTTATGTTGATATCTTTGAAGAAGAAGAGCCAATTGATTTGGGAGAAGTAAATAGAAAGTTAGAACAAGATAATAAGGAAATTGCAGAACTTGAAGCAGAGATTAATGAACAATTGAAGATTTTAGGTGTAAAAAATTAG
- a CDS encoding restriction endonuclease subunit S translates to MDKNKTNVPKIRFPGFTDPWEKRKLGEICEEFKSGKNIKADDIKENGTYPVYGGNGLRGYSDKYNHDGIYALIGRQGALCGNMNISFGKAYFTEHAIAVSANKSSETTFLFYLLGKMDLGKYSGQSAQPGLAVNKLLELSAFVPNYDEQKQISGFLVLLDNLITLHQRKLNHLKDKKKGLLQKMFPKKGKGFPELRFPGFTDAWEQRKLGETLKGLKSGLSRMLSNDDIGLPVIRANNINDGKLDMESDIKYWYKEDPQGAKTENYLVCKNDILINFINSEAKMGTSTIVLQEPKRDTIYTTNILRAQINREYYPYYWFTLTQTHKYKTDIKIITKPAVNQASFTTVDFKKLEYQFPSLEEQKKIGELFQTFDNLITFHQRKLNHLKEQKKALLQQMFV, encoded by the coding sequence ATGGATAAAAATAAAACTAATGTACCTAAAATAAGATTTCCGGGATTTACTGACCCTTGGGAAAAGCGGAAGTTGGGAGAAATATGCGAAGAGTTTAAAAGTGGAAAAAATATAAAGGCTGATGATATAAAAGAAAATGGTACATATCCAGTATATGGAGGAAATGGATTACGTGGTTATTCAGATAAATATAATCATGATGGAATATATGCACTTATTGGAAGACAGGGGGCACTCTGTGGAAATATGAACATTTCATTTGGAAAGGCCTATTTTACTGAACATGCTATTGCTGTTAGTGCAAATAAAAGCAGTGAAACAACATTTTTGTTTTATCTTTTGGGAAAGATGGATTTAGGTAAGTATTCTGGTCAATCAGCTCAGCCTGGATTAGCAGTAAATAAACTTTTAGAATTATCAGCTTTTGTACCAAATTATGATGAACAGAAGCAAATAAGTGGATTTTTAGTTTTACTCGACAACCTTATCACCCTTCATCAGCGTAAGTTAAATCACCTGAAAGATAAGAAGAAAGGTTTGTTACAAAAAATGTTTCCCAAAAAAGGAAAGGGTTTTCCAGAACTTCGTTTTCCAGGATTTACTGATGCTTGGGAACAGCGTAAGTTGGGGGAAACTCTAAAAGGTTTAAAGAGCGGACTTTCCAGGATGTTGTCTAATGATGATATTGGATTACCTGTAATTCGTGCAAACAATATTAATGATGGTAAGCTTGATATGGAATCAGATATTAAGTATTGGTATAAAGAAGATCCTCAAGGTGCAAAAACAGAAAATTATTTAGTTTGCAAAAATGATATTCTTATCAATTTTATTAATAGTGAAGCAAAGATGGGAACATCAACAATTGTTTTACAAGAGCCCAAAAGAGACACTATCTATACTACTAATATTTTGAGAGCTCAAATAAATAGAGAGTATTATCCTTATTATTGGTTTACACTAACACAAACTCATAAATATAAAACAGATATTAAAATTATTACTAAGCCAGCAGTAAATCAAGCAAGTTTTACAACTGTAGACTTTAAAAAATTAGAATACCAATTTCCAAGTTTAGAAGAACAGAAGAAAATTGGAGAGCTTTTTCAAACATTTGATAACCTCATCACTTTTCATCAGCGTAAGTTAAATCACTTGAAAGAACAAAAGAAAGCATTACTACAACAGATGTTTGTGTAA
- a CDS encoding HsdR family type I site-specific deoxyribonuclease: MTEDEFETELIQYITSGTITKPEHLEGISSFMVNEKPAHYGVKTKLWKYEPQIKTTEKLWDNFKEILERHNQRTLDHPLSTVEFNQVKKIISNIQTPYKAGQFLYGLNGVSQIEIDLDDGRHVFLTVFDQKQIGAGYTVYQVVNQIERPAIITGKEDRRFDTTLLINGLPIIQIEEKRDTHNVDEALNQMHQYADENQYGDIFSTLQILVAITPNNVKYMANTTSDKFNKDFAFNWQRKSDNSIVRNWKEFADSMLSIPMAHQMATNYMILDGTKNKETLKVMRPYQVYATQNVIESLKKVDFEFGTNKVGYIWHTTGSGKTITSFKTAWLASRMPKVDKVVFLVDRIALTKQTNEKYRAYDPDATSKDKSGSVQDTDNTNDLSRKLKSKDNNIVVTSVQKLDTLVKRKSFKSPDKNIVFIVDEAHRSTGSENFEKIQEAFKKSAWVGYTGTPMFDETTSGMRTEDIFGPLLHAYTIREAIADRNVLPFKVDFETTIDKEQMKSKYLPNFYRERYPKWSEEKIAEKINNLTQEDMDDAVEPSFYDENPDHIRLVVEDIFKNWRNRSNEGKYNALFTTHVGGGKASTPMAMMYFNEFQRVNDENKKNGRQTLKVAVTFSQNSSNNDSMLETNQGLYDAIKAYNEEFGTSFGMDDVAAYTEDVTSRLNRTTTDKRFLDIVIVVDQLLTGFDAPELNTLYVDRTLKGAGLIQAYSRTNRIADMQEKPWGRIVNYRWPAQNEKRMNRALAIYANKDSAILSEDEQRESNQKDGIIAKPFEEVFNEVKEVVSKLGSLTNEFQQLPPSEKKKENMLDLLHDYNAGMAKLKQYSPEEVEGNSIGFNYDNPDELVEKLGMTSEQETMLTTVLTNELKQHISKEKKIPFYQIELKMTHVKDVKVDYDYLTELVEQLLNQVHEGKKQEAEVTKDRIDQFANGLEDRNYANKVMNAAKAIIKGHFPPEGYDLKYPVKLSDSEQIIQAANNVSIDRMFLDFRVKWGITDIITSAQMRELFSRHRYGMQDLDDAGQIRDIIAKASVDYKTLAHGEEIQVLSKIKYRNSLRDAIYELADDHAES; the protein is encoded by the coding sequence ATGACTGAAGATGAATTTGAAACTGAATTAATACAATATATTACCAGTGGAACCATAACTAAACCTGAACACCTAGAAGGAATCAGCAGCTTTATGGTTAATGAAAAACCTGCCCATTACGGTGTAAAAACGAAGCTGTGGAAATATGAACCCCAAATTAAAACTACAGAAAAGCTTTGGGATAATTTCAAAGAGATTCTTGAGAGGCATAATCAAAGGACACTTGACCATCCATTAAGTACTGTAGAATTTAATCAAGTTAAAAAGATTATATCTAATATTCAAACACCTTATAAGGCTGGACAATTTTTATATGGACTTAATGGTGTATCACAAATTGAAATTGATTTAGATGACGGTCGTCATGTATTTTTAACAGTTTTTGATCAAAAACAAATTGGTGCTGGATATACGGTTTATCAAGTAGTTAATCAAATAGAACGTCCTGCAATTATAACTGGAAAAGAAGATCGTCGTTTTGATACCACACTTCTTATTAATGGGTTACCTATTATACAAATTGAAGAAAAACGGGATACACATAATGTGGATGAAGCACTAAATCAAATGCATCAATATGCAGATGAAAATCAATATGGTGATATTTTTTCTACTTTACAGATATTAGTTGCAATTACGCCAAATAATGTGAAGTATATGGCAAATACAACTTCGGACAAGTTCAACAAGGATTTTGCCTTTAACTGGCAGCGTAAGAGTGATAATTCAATTGTACGTAATTGGAAAGAATTCGCTGATTCAATGTTAAGTATTCCAATGGCACATCAGATGGCTACTAATTATATGATTTTGGATGGCACAAAAAACAAAGAAACTTTAAAGGTAATGCGTCCATATCAAGTATATGCTACTCAAAATGTAATTGAAAGTTTAAAGAAAGTTGATTTTGAATTTGGCACAAATAAGGTAGGTTATATCTGGCATACAACTGGTTCTGGTAAGACTATAACTAGTTTTAAAACAGCATGGCTTGCAAGTCGTATGCCGAAAGTTGATAAAGTTGTTTTTTTAGTAGATAGGATTGCTTTAACAAAACAGACAAATGAAAAATATAGAGCCTATGACCCAGATGCTACTAGTAAGGATAAGAGTGGTAGTGTTCAAGATACTGATAATACAAATGATTTGAGCCGTAAATTAAAGAGTAAAGATAATAATATCGTTGTTACTTCTGTTCAAAAGCTTGATACCTTGGTGAAGCGTAAATCTTTTAAATCACCTGATAAAAACATTGTATTTATTGTGGATGAGGCACATCGTTCAACTGGTAGTGAAAATTTTGAAAAGATACAAGAGGCTTTTAAGAAATCTGCTTGGGTTGGGTACACAGGAACGCCAATGTTTGATGAAACTACTAGCGGCATGCGTACTGAAGATATTTTTGGACCTTTATTACATGCTTATACTATTCGTGAAGCAATTGCAGATAGAAATGTTTTACCATTTAAAGTGGATTTTGAAACGACAATTGATAAAGAGCAAATGAAATCGAAATATCTACCAAATTTTTATAGAGAGCGTTATCCTAAATGGTCTGAAGAAAAAATTGCAGAAAAGATTAATAATCTAACTCAAGAAGATATGGATGATGCGGTTGAACCAAGTTTTTATGATGAAAATCCTGATCATATAAGGTTGGTTGTTGAAGATATTTTTAAGAATTGGAGAAATCGTTCAAACGAGGGTAAGTATAATGCACTTTTCACCACTCATGTTGGTGGGGGTAAAGCAAGTACTCCAATGGCAATGATGTATTTTAATGAATTTCAGCGGGTAAATGATGAAAATAAGAAAAATGGTAGGCAAACATTAAAGGTAGCAGTTACATTTAGCCAAAATTCATCCAATAATGATAGTATGCTTGAAACTAATCAAGGTTTATATGATGCTATTAAAGCCTATAACGAAGAATTTGGTACAAGCTTTGGTATGGATGATGTAGCGGCGTATACAGAAGATGTTACCAGTCGTTTAAATAGAACTACTACAGACAAGCGCTTCTTGGATATTGTAATTGTGGTAGATCAACTTTTAACTGGATTTGATGCACCAGAGCTTAACACACTTTATGTAGATAGAACACTTAAAGGGGCTGGACTTATTCAAGCCTATTCAAGAACAAATCGTATTGCTGATATGCAAGAAAAACCTTGGGGACGTATTGTAAATTATCGCTGGCCTGCTCAAAATGAGAAGCGAATGAATAGAGCTCTTGCAATTTATGCTAATAAAGATTCTGCAATTTTATCAGAAGATGAACAGCGTGAATCTAACCAAAAAGATGGTATTATTGCTAAACCTTTTGAAGAGGTATTTAATGAAGTAAAAGAGGTTGTTAGTAAGTTGGGTAGCTTAACTAATGAGTTTCAACAATTACCACCTTCTGAGAAGAAAAAAGAAAATATGCTTGATTTGCTTCATGATTACAATGCTGGTATGGCTAAATTAAAACAATATTCCCCTGAAGAAGTTGAAGGAAATTCAATAGGTTTTAATTACGATAATCCTGATGAATTAGTTGAAAAATTAGGAATGACAAGTGAACAAGAAACTATGCTTACTACAGTATTAACCAATGAGCTTAAACAACATATATCAAAAGAAAAGAAAATTCCTTTTTATCAAATTGAGCTAAAAATGACTCATGTGAAGGATGTAAAAGTGGATTATGACTATTTAACTGAATTGGTGGAGCAATTATTGAATCAGGTGCATGAAGGAAAGAAACAAGAAGCAGAAGTTACTAAAGATAGGATTGATCAATTTGCCAATGGTTTGGAAGACAGAAATTATGCTAATAAGGTTATGAATGCAGCAAAGGCTATTATAAAAGGGCATTTTCCGCCGGAGGGCTATGATCTTAAATATCCAGTAAAATTAAGCGATAGTGAACAAATTATTCAAGCAGCTAATAATGTGAGCATTGATAGAATGTTCCTAGATTTTAGAGTTAAGTGGGGAATTACAGATATTATTACAAGTGCTCAAATGCGTGAATTATTTAGCCGTCATCGTTATGGTATGCAGGATTTAGATGATGCTGGCCAAATTCGAGATATAATTGCAAAAGCAAGTGTGGACTATAAGACATTGGCACATGGCGAAGAAATACAAGTTTTGTCTAAAATCAAATATCGTAATAGTTTGCGTGATGCTATTTATGAATTAGCTGATGACCATGCAGAGAGTTAA
- a CDS encoding restriction endonuclease subunit S: protein MGKLSELVGLVSGTPQFRITEVFDEKASLFNYYSQTDLTDDLVGIISKDVNNKKVRTNDKVNTLCNGDVVFSLITGIATIVRREHEGYLYTQNYVKLLTSHNIDSKFLVYLLNENKTVKKQFLLGLQGSKVLKYTLKQLKELEIPKVPSIDNQKIIGQVYFNQLRLQRLKNRAAELETKITLLRLEEASEK, encoded by the coding sequence ATGGGAAAGTTGAGCGAATTAGTTGGATTAGTAAGTGGAACACCTCAGTTTAGAATTACTGAAGTGTTTGATGAGAAGGCATCTCTTTTTAATTATTATAGTCAAACAGATTTAACAGATGATTTGGTAGGCATTATTTCAAAAGATGTGAATAATAAAAAAGTCAGAACTAATGATAAAGTGAACACCTTATGCAATGGTGATGTGGTATTTAGTCTAATTACGGGAATAGCCACCATAGTAAGAAGAGAGCATGAGGGATATCTTTATACGCAAAACTATGTTAAGTTACTAACTAGCCATAACATTGATTCAAAGTTTTTGGTTTATCTTCTTAATGAAAACAAAACAGTAAAGAAACAGTTTTTGCTAGGATTGCAAGGTTCTAAGGTTTTAAAATATACTCTAAAACAACTTAAAGAACTTGAAATACCAAAAGTACCTTCCATAGATAATCAAAAAATTATAGGACAAGTCTATTTTAATCAGTTAAGGCTGCAAAGACTTAAAAATAGAGCAGCAGAACTTGAAACAAAAATCACATTATTGAGGTTAGAGGAGGCAAGTGAGAAATGA
- a CDS encoding FAD-binding oxidoreductase, giving the protein MEKCIEKYKKLDNTDIDFLINLLGKDRVFVGEDINADYSHDELGGVSKYPDAMVEVLSAQEVSKIMAYAYKNNIPVVARGSGTGLVGSSVPIEGGIMINLTKMNNILELDEDNLTLTLEPGVLLMDIGKFVESHDLFYPPDPGEKSATIGGNVSTNAGGMRAVKYGVTRDYVRGIEVVLPNGKILEFGGKIVKNSSGYSIKDLICGSEGTLGIITKIILKLVPLPKKSISLLIPFPDLNRAISTVPKIIKSKAVPTAIEFMQREVILAAEEFLGKKFPDNSSDAYLLLTFDGNSKDQIEGDYEKVADICLKEGALDVYITDTDERKESVWSARGAFLEAVKATTTEMDECDVVVPRNRVAEFVKYTNDVQDKFNIRIRSFGHAGDGNLHVYILKDDLSEDEWHKKLSGVFDCLYKKSEELEGAVSGEHGIGYAKKKYIRRQYGEDYIELMRNIKFAFDPKNILNPDKVCE; this is encoded by the coding sequence ATGGAAAAGTGTATTGAAAAGTATAAAAAATTGGACAATACTGATATAGATTTTTTAATAAATTTACTTGGAAAAGATAGAGTCTTTGTGGGAGAAGACATAAACGCAGATTACAGCCATGATGAATTAGGAGGTGTAAGTAAATATCCTGATGCAATGGTAGAAGTATTGAGTGCACAAGAAGTATCAAAGATAATGGCCTATGCATATAAAAACAACATTCCAGTAGTGGCAAGAGGGTCAGGCACTGGTCTTGTTGGTTCATCTGTTCCAATAGAAGGTGGAATAATGATAAATTTAACAAAGATGAACAATATACTTGAATTGGATGAAGATAATCTTACATTGACATTAGAACCTGGAGTACTTCTAATGGATATAGGCAAATTTGTAGAGAGTCATGATTTATTTTACCCACCAGATCCTGGTGAAAAATCTGCAACAATTGGTGGAAATGTAAGTACTAATGCAGGAGGAATGAGAGCTGTTAAATATGGAGTTACAAGGGATTATGTAAGAGGCATTGAAGTAGTTCTTCCTAATGGTAAAATATTAGAGTTTGGTGGGAAAATTGTAAAAAATAGTTCCGGTTATAGCATAAAGGATTTGATATGCGGTTCAGAAGGTACTCTTGGAATAATTACAAAGATAATATTAAAACTAGTGCCACTTCCTAAAAAATCAATAAGCCTTCTTATACCATTTCCTGATTTAAATAGGGCTATAAGCACGGTACCTAAAATAATAAAATCAAAAGCTGTACCTACTGCTATAGAATTTATGCAAAGAGAAGTAATACTTGCAGCAGAAGAATTTTTAGGCAAGAAATTCCCGGATAACTCTTCGGATGCCTATTTGCTTCTTACATTTGATGGAAATAGCAAAGATCAAATAGAAGGAGATTATGAAAAGGTAGCGGATATATGCTTAAAAGAAGGTGCACTGGACGTATATATTACAGATACTGATGAAAGAAAGGAATCCGTTTGGTCTGCAAGAGGTGCTTTCCTTGAAGCTGTTAAGGCAACTACTACTGAGATGGATGAATGTGATGTTGTAGTACCTAGAAATAGAGTAGCGGAATTTGTTAAGTACACAAATGACGTTCAAGATAAATTTAATATTAGAATAAGAAGTTTTGGACACGCAGGTGATGGAAATTTACATGTTTATATTTTAAAAGATGACTTATCAGAAGATGAGTGGCATAAAAAATTAAGTGGTGTATTTGACTGCCTGTACAAAAAATCTGAAGAACTGGAAGGTGCAGTTTCAGGAGAACATGGAATAGGATATGCTAAAAAGAAATATATAAGAAGACAATATGGAGAAGATTATATTGAGCTTATGAGAAATATAAAATTTGCATTTGATCCTAAAAATATCCTAAATCCAGATAAAGTATGCGAATAA